actttggaaatttgtcacttttctatTGTTAACCAAATATGCTAAAAGTATTTTTCTAGGcaacattttttttagaaatttatttttcagaaattatatttttaggaaagaaaatgctttccgcaaaccaaacgagcctttAGAGGCTACCATGGCAAGGCATCAACCCTTCTTGTTTGTTGTCTCTTTACTGGTTTCTGCCAGAGATTAAAAAACTGATTAAGTTTCTCGCACAACCCTACCGATGCTGATTTCTTAAGGCACCTTTTGGATTGAAGATATGTGGGGTTTGTACTCGTATTTCCTGAAAATAACATCAAACATGTTGGGCTGTTGACTGGGATAAGTTAGCTTGGCTATCCGCTAAATGCAGCTGTATGCTAAATTGGTATGACCTTGTGCCTGATGACTGTGGTCTCACTACGTTTCAGGGTATAACTTGGTTTAAACTCCTCCGTTATCTCTCTATTATTAGAGAAATTGACCAATTTAGGATATTATGTAATATAATAAagaaatttttattatattattatattatataatagatTATTATGTAACAGAATCATAGAGATTTAAAGAGTAAAATTTTCCAAGTTTATAAAAAacacctttttcttttcatttatagtAATACCCGCATAGCCTTTTCTCATCCTCTCGTCATCCAAGTACAAAGTTAACTGTAATTAATGCTTCGTATAAGACATGCTTTTTTAGTCAAGAGTTGAGATTTATATCTGTTTGTTCCTGTATGGAATAATATGTCGTTCTAGGGCTGGTCGTTATTTGATGGTACTCTATGTATCCTCTCTCTTTGCTGCCTCCCGTTGGGATTGATTTATCTACcattacttttattattgtttcTTCATGGGATGGATTCACGATGAGCTTCAATTAATTCGGTCTTTCTTAGGACCAAAACCCTGACAGTTGTAAGAGTGCCAAGACTAAACAATTAAATAATGCCCCAGCCTGTAGCTTTTGCTGGTGTTTTGATGCGACCGTCGATAGTTTGGCGTCCTTACATATTGGTGGATAATTATTATGTTCCGACTCTGATCTGATTAGACTCAACCATTCTGTAATTAAACATGTGGATTGGGTTGGGtccaaaaattgagcttgatctAAATTACATCTAGATCTAATTTAGGTCAATAAAATAGATCTGACTtctaacccccccccccccccccccccccctcccaaaaaaaaaaaaaatacctatCTCCAACTGAACCCGATCGAAATTATTATATACTAAACCACCTTGTAATTAATCCAAATTTAGATGGTACATTGCATCAATTTATGAATAAAATAAGAATTTTATTAGGGTGCTGCTAAGTTTTCCACCAGATAAATCCCGACCAACTGTAGGGGAAACTTAGAAGTGCCATAGCAAAATCcataaaataaatattgcaTTAGACTTAGGCATAGCATTCATGCATGCAGTACCGGTCTCAGTGTAGAATTCATTGCATGCAATACCGGTCTTCAGTGTAGAATTAATTGCATGCAGTACCGGGCTCGCTAGATCACTAAAACTCACCATTGATTACTGCTTATCGGGATGTCACCTTTTGCTCATGCCTTTGAAGCTATTGCATGCATTACTGCTCAAAGTTGGTTAAGGCTAGAGGCCGGTGGTTCCAAAATCTTTGGTCGCAGGGAGTTGGCGCTGGTATTTCCGCCCTTGGAACCATCGCCATCACTAGGGACCATCTGGAAACTCCCGGCAGGATATAGACCGCGGGATTGCAGCGTGGAGGGCAGGAAGAATGTGAATAGGATAGCGGAGGAGTGAGGGCGTGTGGGTCGTTCCCTTGTTTCTTGTGGGATCATATGAGAAAATAAGACCTTTCGAGGTCTTTTCACTCATCCCACCGAGAGTGGGCCATGGAACTCcgcctcttccttcctctcccgctCCCTTCCTCCCATGCATCATGCCCCACTCTAAGCCCTACCTGTCCGGCCAGAAGTTTCCAAACAGTCCCTAGCAGATAAGAGATCCTTAAGGAAGATTTTCCATCTCATAAAATAGAATTTTCTCTGTTCTCCACATCATCTCACAGTATGGGCAATGCCAATGAACAAGGGATGTCTTAGATTAGTATACTAGCTTCAACTGTCCATATCTTTTAGGTCTCAATGTGCAGAACATAAGTAAGAGGAGGGGGGTATCGCTAAGAACTTCTGGTTTTGCATCCTACAGAAATCATGGGCTGGATAATCTAGAAAGGCATCAACCTAATGATTATGTATTTTGATGGACGCCCAGGAATGCAAGCTTGCCTTAGATCATAGTGACACAAGAGCTTCCAATTGTTTGTAATATTATGAAAATATCTTCTCTAATAGtttcattttcatcaatcaagtaaaGAGGGAGTGCAGTCAAACTTTGCTTCATGATGTCATAGAAGAATCAGTAGCCAGACATGAAGTAGATGCAAAGAGCCATGCAAACTATTTTCAAGGTTGTACTACAAAGACCATGCATCAAATACCCAATGATGGGTTCAACTAAGAGTTGCTTCCAATTCTTTAttcgaaaattaatcaattgcaCATGTTTTAGGTCCAGTGGGAACACCTCTCCGACCCACCACCATAATCCCCGTGTGGTCTCATCAATAAATACACCTCTAACCTCTATCTCAACGCCCTCCAATATAGCACCTCTAACTCTACCACTACCACCTTCCCGTTCTGTAACCTTGACACCAATTCAATTTGCCACCTCATGTCCTCTAGCCACCTTGTGGACCAGTGGCAATCTCGTTGTCTAAGATTGAGCATCTTTAACTCAATGAGAGGTACGAAGGTTGCGATTGTGGGTACTAGCGATTAGGGCATCTTCAccttttatccttatttttttgcttttcttttcaaaagAGCCACTCAACAATTCGAATAGCTGGACAGCTTTGGTCAATGAACAAAAATCAAGACTCTAATGAAACTAGGTCTACTATAGCTGCCATGTGGTAAGCCAAATgaggttctttcttttttttctcctttataAGACTACTAGGGGCTACTCCACATTTCTTCAAATGCTTATGGTGCAAGAAAAGGGTGAAAGAGAGTTGTTTCTTCATGTTTCTCTCTCTAAAACACTAAAAGTTTTTGGGAGAGAAGTCAGGACATGAATGGTGTTAAGAAATACAAATAAGAGAGGAAAAAACTACTCAGGAGTTCCTTCTATTCTTCCAACTATTCCCTCTCTCTTATTTAAATATTAGATGATCTTGGTGGGCAGTCCAATGAGGCCCAAAAACCAATAGCTTCCAATGGCACCCTAGCAACCTTAATCCAAGGGCCGTAAAAGGCTTTGCGTTAGAAACCACCGACGAGCAAATACTACTCTCAATAGTTTGTTTAGTTGAACAAGTAAAATTTTCTTGCTAGTTGGGGACAAAGGTGACCACAAATGCAGCATAGGTCTAAGAGATTTCATAGGAAAGTGTTGCCAAATTTTCTATCCTTTGGCAATAACCTCAGTTCCAGGTCTAATCAGCTTAgtaatatccatatttttctGCACCCTTGTGGAGCCTATTTTGTTTAAAGAGTGTCCAATAATCAAGGTATAGAGGAGTGCAGGCGGCTGTAGCAATCCTTAGAATCTTACACTTATCCTAGTACTCCCTTGGTAATTCTGACATTTGAACCCTATATAGAGGTGCCGTTAATGGAATCCTTGCCTTGCTTGAAGTTTAGAAACCATTCTTCTAGTTCTTGGATCTAGCGAGCAAGCACCAACGGTCCTTTCTTCAACACCAAGTCTTTGTGTTCCTCAATTGAGAATTTGAATAAAAGGACACCATGCATGAAATACAGAAAGGGTTTGATAATCCCTTTCAAGATTCCACCAAGCATTTAGCTCACTAATAGCATAATTTGAAGTTAATCCTCTAGCAAAGAACTTACCGATCAGGGATGAACTCCACAACCAACAAGCCTCTTTCATTTAACATCCCAGAAGATGATTGATAGAAGCCAAAGATATTTAACCCTGTGATATCTTGACTAGACCCTCACATATCGGATTCTATGATCAAAGATCTCAAAAGAGTAATATAATGGGTCAAAAATCACCAACAATGAAGAAGTAAACATGGATGCATCGAAAGTTATGTTGGAATAAAACCAAAGGCCCAATCCAAAATCCTTACTATCAAAAATTCTTGGACAACCTCTGAACCCTTCCAAGACTGATTAGAAAGAGGAAATGAAGTTACATTTGACTCGCAAGAGTCTATCATTAAGTTTTTTTCAAATAAGTCAATAATAGGTAAGCTATAATCTAGTATATATCAGTACGAAAGATGGCATCACTTAAGTCGGTAATAGGTGAATTTTAAGTTTAACACTTTTAATACATTTCGCATCAAGTTAGCTGTCCAATACATCTTGGATCATCTTAATTGGAGCTCAAATGAGGAAGTTATTGCCACTTCATTGGAGATTTGTAGCACTTGCATGTTGTTGGTGACGTTCAACATAATATGAGAATTTTATTACACCACTTATTTATTTAGGGATGATTTTACTAGAAATACTggttagagtcctaattgatgTCCTCAGGGAAAGGCTTGTTTTAGAAGTTTTGCTTAATAAGTTGGTCTTCTTTGAGTTGAAAAGAAGGCCCAATTTCCTTCAATGTATGAGCCCTAGAACCTATAAATAGCCCCCTAATTACTGAATTTTACATCATATTGATGAAAGTTTTCTCTCGAGTACAAGTTAACTCATGGTTTCTCTAGAATTTTCTTTGAATGGTGGATTCTGTGTATGTCTTGATGAATTTTGAGGAATGATGATGTAGCCAACTATTATAGTTCCTTAATCGTGAAGCATCTTGAAAGTGTCAATTGGTAGAGTCAAGGGTAGTGACAAGGCTCTTCAATAGCAAGATCGTAAGCTACTAGTATCCTTAGATAGTTTAGATTCTTAGATTTTCTTGACTTtagatttttaaaattataatttgttaTTACTTtaagatttagtttgttttctacTTAGTTAGCCTAGTCTTCTAGTGGCTAGGTCTAAAGCTCATGCTAGGCCTCTTAGCCTGCATAAGTTTTTTGGTATAAGAGATCAGTGTTTCCTAGTATTGTTACTAGCAGCTTCCTTTTGAGACCTTGATTGTTTTACGAAGCATCTATCCTAGCTAAGGCTTCATTAAGTTTTAACTGACTTAAAACTCCTATTGGATTAAAAAATCtactaatttaaaattttgttttGCCTATGGGCTTCTAGTCATTCTCAAATTTTGATCACTCTAAAGGTTTGACTGGTCGGGGGGTAATctagtataaaaaaataatcatatatTAGATTACCATATTTGGTACAAAAAGAGAATGAGAGAGATGGTGAAATAAATGGTAGGTCTTATACCTATTTTATCGAGAGAGAAGGTAAAATAAATCCTACCAAAGAGGTAGTATTTTTCTCCTACACTGAATTATCGAGTGGAGATAATCTGAAATTATTATTGCTTAACAAATATACCATTATTTATATCATGTTAGTTTTACATTAACTATCTTTTATAACTAAAGATTTTAACTGCTAAACAACCTTTGTGCAGTTAATTAATAGACAGATATAGAAAACCAATGTGCTTGAACATATTTATACACATTACACTAATAAGAGCCTTTGGTGCAATGCCATAAACTTCCTTTGGGAAGAAAGTGACTCACATAAGATGCTCTCTCTAGTATACAATGGAATCAACTAATAAGATATTATCAGTTTTCAGAGGTCCATTTACTTTGATAGAATGAATCCCTAGACCATGCACACTCACTAGTCAAAAATATTTCACTTTAGAATTATAACATCTGATAAACTTTCTTTGGAAAGATGATTGTGTACATTAATTTCACAATGCATCTCAATCCTCTAAAATGTTAAACAAATCTTGGTGAATAGGCCACGTTGGTAGTCACCATCTATTGAAATCGACAATCCTCCAAATCAGGGATCAACCAGTGATGCCTATAAATCTATTCATTAACCTTGATGCACCAATAATATACAATCTATCAAATATTAATATAACTGTCAATTCCTTGAAATGCCAAACAAAGAGATCCTATAAATCTCAGTGAACAAGCCACTTTAGCGGTGAGCATCCACTGAAACCTACAACCCTCTACATGAGCGACCAACCAATTATGCCTATAAATCATTCATTATTCAGTCCAAATATGAGAGTACACAAAAATTGCAATAGCATATTTAAGgaattttatataataaaattgtATTATAGGGACCAAAATGCAATTATCAAAGAAACTTTATGAATAAAACTTTATTATAGGGATAAAATTGTATTCAGTCCAAAATGTAATAAAGTTCTATTGCACGGACTAGAATACAATTATCCAAGATCCTTTATGGTATAAAATATCATCAGGGATTAAATCATAACTTTTCCTTTTTtacttattatttatttatttatgggcAAATTGGATTTGGACTTCAGGTCGAAACCAAATAACCATTTCTTCCTCTTGATCTAGTGAAGAAGGGGGCTAAAATATGTAGCCCTTTCACCTAATCTCAACTTGGCAACTGCCGAGGACCCCTTTTCGATAGACTGCTAGCCTCTCTCCATCCATTAGCCACTAGCATCTAGCAACTGAGTAAAATCGGGATCTAGCAACTCTCCTCTTTCAACAAAAATAGGATCGCCAATGGCCAAAACTAGCAGATGGAAAAAGAGATCTTGGGGCATCCAGCATGGCAGCTCAATGGCTCGATGGAGCTCATCATCGGCCCGTCCTAGGCGACCGCCAGAAATTTGTTCCACCACCTGATGGGAGGAGGGCATGATAGCAAGAAAGACATTAGCAccttgttcctcttcttcttcctttcatataactgttttttatttttttacaaaaattatttaatttgaTCCTAATCTCCTACAAAATCCAGCTCGGATACCAAATGTGGGATTTTTCATGGATACCATGCAGGAGATTAGAATACAAAAATCCATAAATAAACTAGAATATATTGAGGCATACCTTGAGATCCCTAAGAAGCTATTGATAATCACTATAGCAATATCCTACTGAAGCAGAAAATATAAGAGCAAGGTAGATCTTCCTCCCCTCTTTcttgatgtttttctttttaatgggaTAAGTGTCCTCTAGGAACATAAAAACCTCGATACCCTAAGATTTCTctacaaataaatatatataaaagtgAAGTAAGAACCTAGCCCAATTAGCATAATGCTAATGGATCCACCCATTACAGAGCTCATTAACCAGTCCAGGCCTGCACCAATTCTCACTGCACTACAATAGGGCCCAAAACATATGATCACAATTAGTTGTGAGCTCCTTAAATATTCATTTAAACTAGAACTTAGCTTGTATAACATAATAAAACAATAAAACCAGTCCATAATAAATGGAAGCCCACCTTATAATAAATTCGAACAATTACCCCAGCAAGAACAATCCTTACAACTGAATCATTGTGCTGCTGATGCATTACTAAGATATTGGATATCTATAGATACCCGTCAGCAACTTTagtatctttcttctcttggcCCCTTATGCAGTAGTAGGCGACATGCAACAACTTATAATGAACATACCTCTTTAGAGTCATAAATTTAATAGCTCTCCAACATAAGCTGAATATCTGCATTCAAATTCTGATGAAAGCAAGGACAAATAGAGGTTATATGTTGCTTTGTTGTGTTTTCTTGTACTGCCTAGTCAAGTTTGCTTGATTCTCCTAGCCCAATTCTTCAAATTCTTCTCAGCAATTGCTGGAAGCACAAACTTACAAGATGAGAGGTACAATGAGGAGTGGAGATAATTGCCTTCCTCTTGTTATCATCACCTCCATTATGCTCATTTTGGCTGTCAGATAAATTACTGTAGAAGGACCCACACTTTGCTAATCAGGGAGAAAATGAGACCATTACCAGCTGATATTCAGAAATTAGTCATAAATTTGGTCCTGTGCCAACTGCGCAGGCACAACCTAGAGCTAGGATCATAGTCCCACAAGCCAGAAAGCACTTGGCGTTCCAGTTTTTTCTTCCTTCCACTAATCCAGTTGTTATGAAGGATTAGGCATCCTAGCTTCATGCAAGCAGATCTGACATCAGGCTTCTCCCACAGGCCTTTGTAGGCTCCATTAGGAAAGAAGTTCCTATCCAAGAAAAACACAGTCAGGTTTGTAGTGGGCTCCCGACATTGGTCATCACCAACACGGTTCACACCACCTTCCCCACATAAAACATCATAGAAGCTTGGCTGCTCCGATAAGACTGAACTAGATGcatgcctcaccaccatctccaTTGCAGCAATTGTAGTCAAATCAGAGCGAGCGAAGTAAAAACCAGAGTTCAGTCGCCTTGGCAAGTTTATGGGTCCTGCCAAAACAGAAATAGTTGAAGAAGAGAGTTAGTAGGTAAGAAAAAAATGCTTGGTATGCCAAAAATTCATTAGGACATAAAGAACATTAGTAACATGCAGAAACTATGACTAGACAGTCTTATTGAGAGTTTACATATATTAAAGCAAGTACTTAAATATTTATGCATAAAAtataggaagaaaaggaagccaaATCATGTGATCCATTTAGTCTATAATACAAATGAAGAAGTTCACTTGATTACAGACTGCAGTCAGTTGTAAAATAAACAAAATCCTCACCCATTGCAAAATTCAATAGAAGATTATCAAGTGGAAAGTAAAGTTGAAAGGTATATTACTACTTTCCAATCAACAAAGTTAAAAATATCACATATTTTAGTCTTTTCCTTTCATAATTATGCAATTTAGGATTTTGAGCTGACCAAAAATAAGTTTTGAGTATTTAGAAAAGCAAAAACTGCTAATGTGCCAAAGCATTTCCAGTAAGGGATATCAAAGTTTTGATGATAATAAGAAAAGGTAGAATTTTACTGGCACCGTTCTGGTTTATTGAATATATAGGATTTGGGATTTGTATGTTGCTGATTGTCGATATGCAattacccttttcttttctatttaaaACTTAACAATGGAAATAttgattttttcttttgcagaaGAAATATTGATTGGAAGAGGTAAAATTTTACCAGAAATATTGGAAGAACATCTTTCCATGATTACATATGCTAGTAAACTCAGCCAATCTACAATGGTAATTCAATTAATGAAAAGAAACTGCTTATAACTAGAGCCTTGTTATACACCAGATACTGATCACCTTACCAATCGTATTACATAGAGCAATGATTCATGAGAATACATACTGACTGATTTGTTAAAATTAAGTGGATTGCACCAAGGATTATGAGTGTCACAAGTATGAGTTTACAAAATACCTGTTTCATTGTATTCATCTGACTGTGCCAGCAATGCAGCAGGACCAAAGGAGAGGAGAAATGGCAATGGGTTATCAAACCAATAGACATCAACATCACTCATTAGGACATTGTATCCCAATTTTAGTATCTGCAGAACTATTCGGGATTTCACTTTAGTCACTCTCTGAAAACACTCGGTGCCAAAGTGGCAATTATTGAAGCTGATATTGCTCGGAGCCAGTGGATCCTTGAAGACTGGCAAGCCCTAGATACAAGAATCATTTTGCTTACAAACATATACAGCTAGGTTGGCCCACCATTGGACTTTGAAGTTGAAGAAAATCTATGCTAAGCATCAAAAACTAAACCAAGATGGGAGCATCATACCTGCAATACTGAAAAATGATAAATTTCAGAATCAAGAGCACAGACTATAAAATTATGGACTGCCAATAGGCGTAAACGGCAGACCCAACTCATAAGCATGTCCCTGTAACTATCTCCAGCAACTGCAAGCACAACGGATTTATCCTCGTCTGCAATCATTTGGAGGAGTGATTCCAAAGAGAATGTAATAGATAATGGTACAGACACTTCAAAAGAAACCTTGTACGATGTCAAGAGAGAGTATTTGCGCTCTTTGTCTAATGAATTGATATCCTCTAGACAGGTTTTCCACTTCTTCTCTTTCCAGAAGTGCAAGAATCTTGTTGATAATTGTAATGTTTCCTGTTCTCGACTTGAAACTGGCTCCAAACTGTAAGATGCATGTCTGTTTGGTCCTTGTAAAAAATAGACAGTtttttttgcttgattgatgaaataaTATTGCCCAAAACACTTCACAAGTTTAATTAGGTTACTAGGAGTGTTATTTTGTCGTAGGAAAAATGTTCCATATAGTGCAGCAAGATGATGGTTTCCTCTATACTCCCAATTTCTTTCAGCCACACCGCCAGCATGTGGAAGATACTTGTGAGACCACTGACCCAACATTTCAGGATAGAAACTGGATACAACCTCGGTAGCATCAAATACCAATCTTAAGTCTGATGACAACACCTCATTTACAAGCCATTCATTGTGAAGACCTTTCCCATATAAGAAAGGAGGAAGAATCCCAGCATGCAGAGGTAGGTCCCCTGTGTTCCATGCCATAAGAAACCTCTCACTCTGCTGCTGTTTTTGAACTAGATACTCCTGCAACTGGTTGAAGAAATATTGAATTTATCCATAACATCCTACTGACCAAAGCTATGatgttttattataatatactcCAGCATACCttctcaaattttatttttttgccatCCTTTCGTAGCCACTGCTTCCCATTGTCAACTaactgaaatgaaaagtgtgAAATGTCTAGTGACTTGGAAAAAAGGAACCAGTCATGGTTGAGTTTGTAAGCATGATGTAAGGTAGTAAGGATGTCAGCCAAGAGAACAGTTTCAGAATCAATAATCATAGAAATGTCAGAACGAGAAGCTTGAGATCTTGCGACCATGGAGTGAAAAAAGGGTGTCCCCAGGAACCTAAAACAAGAACACATTGTCAGCAGCAGATATTTCGTCATCTGGTCAATATGCTTAAAGTGTAGAAAATAAGGGGAAACTATATAGCTTTGTATTACTATCAACAAAATACTAGCATAATATGCATCAAGAATTCTCTTTAAATTTTTAGCTCTGCAAATTCTAACATGAACTTCATTTGGTATGATGCCTCAGATTATTAAAAGAAGATGTACAGGACAAATTTTTGTTGATAAGTTCAACATTTAACTGTGTCACACCTTAAGCTGCCCAGAAATAGACAATATAACAAGAAATTGCTTGGTTCAATGAACCTAGTGGCAGCTTTTGGCTAAAGCTACTCACCATAAGAGAGGTGTTTCATGAGTGCAACTGCTCTTCATATCAGATTCTGATGCCATCATCTATGCCAATAAAATCCAGAGACACCTTTTACTGCTTCAATCTCCAATCTAGGTAAAGGGAATAGCAGTCAATTGCACCgaatttcctttcttcttttttatcaaGACATATGAGTGAAAATAATAGTGTGCGCATGAAAGCATAAATCTAGTAAATAAAAGTAAGTAGTTTGGTGTATCTTCAAAACCTTTATTTAGTAAGTTTTAAAGTAGGACTGGTGATCAAGAGTCCTTGTTTCTCTATATGATAAGCCAAAAAGTTGTTAGGATCTCATTTTAGTTTATATATCTTTCAATACAGCATTCTGTAAGATTTTGAATTTTGCATTATGTGAAAACCTTTGGGTGCCCTCTTATCGAATGATTCCCAAGATTCCTAGTTTACTCCTAAAGCAAATTCATTGCATATGAATTATTTGAATGAAAGatttttttagaagaaaaaattggCGAGATTTggcacttctctctctctctctctctctctctctctctctctctctctctagagtCCATCTTACATAATATTCGCTCTCCAATCCTACTACCCTATTTTGCTCTTTAAACATGAATATGAAATCTATGATCTGATTTTTCTGTTATAGGACCCTATGGGCTGCCACCAACTGACAAGTCCTTCAGAAAGCTATTCTTTGGAATTGTACCTCACATAAAAGCCTAAGAATTTTTTTGACCCTTCTAAATTTATCATTTCTGAGTTGTTTCTGTAGCATAACAGTATGTTGATTTCTAATCTAAGTTCCAAACCCTAGTTTTTAAAATCTTTTGGTTtgagggagaggaagaattCCCTCAACCCACTCAACTTGAatctttaaaaagaaatttaaaagaAGATCAAAGAATTGCGAAAGTAGGGCTTAAGTcatattttctttcattgatagAAAACCGAGGTACACCCCCTCTATGTATAATGATGAGACCCGCTCTTGCACAATTCGGATCGAATTCCTCTTCCTATTTCTAATagaattttttctaaaataaacataactAGCAGAATAAACTCAAAAAAACTAAAACTATTTAGGAGATAGATATTGACTTCTACATTAACTCTGCCTTCTATTGCTCTGCTTGATTCTTCTCAGATCAGAACATACACCCAATCAAAATCTTATCCGAAAAAGAAACTTTGATGCGACCGCCTATTTCAGGTCCCAAATAAAGAAATTTGTACCTGATCGCTACAAGAGCCGCCCCCTAAAAGCAAGGCATCAAGTCGCAGATCTCACAAAGTTACcgagcttttttttaaaaatatcatCTTAATTAGATATCATATGACCAAGTTATGG
This is a stretch of genomic DNA from Phoenix dactylifera cultivar Barhee BC4 chromosome 9, palm_55x_up_171113_PBpolish2nd_filt_p, whole genome shotgun sequence. It encodes these proteins:
- the LOC103696294 gene encoding beta-arabinofuranosyltransferase RAY1 isoform X2, which encodes MMASESDMKSSCTHETPLLWFLGTPFFHSMVARSQASRSDISMIIDSETVLLADILTTLHHAYKLNHDWFLFSKSLDISHFSFQLVDNGKQWLRKDGKKIKFEKLQEYLVQKQQQSERFLMAWNTGDLPLHAGILPPFLYGKGLHNEWLVNEVLSSDLRLVFDATEVVSSFYPEMLGQWSHKYLPHAGGVAERNWEYRGNHHLAALYGTFFLRQNNTPSNLIKLVKCFGQYYFINQAKKTVYFLQGPNRHASYSLEPVSSREQETLQLSTRFLHFWKEKKWKTCLEDINSLDKERKYSLLTSYKVSFEVSVPLSITFSLESLLQMIADEDKSVVLAVAGDSYRDMLMSWVCRLRLLAVHNFIVCALDSEIYHFSVLQGLPVFKDPLAPSNISFNNCHFGTECFQRVTKVKSRIVLQILKLGYNVLMSDVDVYWFDNPLPFLLSFGPAALLAQSDEYNETGPINLPRRLNSGFYFARSDLTTIAAMEMVVRHASSSVLSEQPSFYDVLCGEGGVNRVGDDQCREPTTNLTVFFLDRNFFPNGAYKGLWEKPDVRSACMKLGCLILHNNWISGRKKKLERQVLSGLWDYDPSSRLCLRSWHRTKFMTNF
- the LOC103696294 gene encoding beta-arabinofuranosyltransferase RAY1 isoform X1, with translation MAVVGKGRIGMTNGSLPRYSTSSCLRRNKLLGMPVLLASFGWICGFFLITASFYSLLDQKQHQQKLLCDNDGCFPSITIYAAPRPFSADKLDLVRARQELAVRSWLALSPGVDVVLFGQHPSIIAFAGTLGSRVTVESDIDFTFLGTPFFHSMVARSQASRSDISMIIDSETVLLADILTTLHHAYKLNHDWFLFSKSLDISHFSFQLVDNGKQWLRKDGKKIKFEKLQEYLVQKQQQSERFLMAWNTGDLPLHAGILPPFLYGKGLHNEWLVNEVLSSDLRLVFDATEVVSSFYPEMLGQWSHKYLPHAGGVAERNWEYRGNHHLAALYGTFFLRQNNTPSNLIKLVKCFGQYYFINQAKKTVYFLQGPNRHASYSLEPVSSREQETLQLSTRFLHFWKEKKWKTCLEDINSLDKERKYSLLTSYKVSFEVSVPLSITFSLESLLQMIADEDKSVVLAVAGDSYRDMLMSWVCRLRLLAVHNFIVCALDSEIYHFSVLQGLPVFKDPLAPSNISFNNCHFGTECFQRVTKVKSRIVLQILKLGYNVLMSDVDVYWFDNPLPFLLSFGPAALLAQSDEYNETGPINLPRRLNSGFYFARSDLTTIAAMEMVVRHASSSVLSEQPSFYDVLCGEGGVNRVGDDQCREPTTNLTVFFLDRNFFPNGAYKGLWEKPDVRSACMKLGCLILHNNWISGRKKKLERQVLSGLWDYDPSSRLCLRSWHRTKFMTNF